GGATGGTCAGTGCGGTCATGACCCCATCAGAACAGACCTCAAGCGCTTGAAGTCAAGCGCGGTGTCGAGGGGATCCGATCAGAGGGTGACGACCACCTTGCCGCGAGCGCGGCCGGCGCCGATGTGCTCCACGGCGTCCGCGGTGTGCTCCAGCGGATAGACCGTGTCGATGACCGGGCGGACGGCTCCCTGCGCCCAGAGCGAGACGAGCTCGCGCTCGTCGTCGGCGTTCTCGGTCGAGACGAGGCCGACGAGATGCTGCGTGCTGACGGCGTTGAGGAGGCCCGCGGCCGCCGTGCGGCCGATGCCGCCGGTGAGCGGTCCCGCGGCCTCCCCACCGACGATCACCAGGGACCCCGTCGGAGACAGGATGCGGCGGAGCGCGCCGAGCGGGCGATTGCCGGCCGTGTCGATGATGACGTCCCAGATGCGGCCGAGGGCGAGCACGTCGGTCGTCGTGTAGTCGACGACCTCCTCGGCGCCGAGCTCACGGACGAGGTCGGCCTTCGCGCCGCTGCACACGCCCGTCACCCGGCCGCCCTGCGCGGTCGCCAGCTGCACGGCGAAGTGGCCGACGCCTCCCGCCGCTCCGAGCACCAGCACCCGGTCGCCCTCGCGGATGCCGGCGGCCCGGACCGCCTGCAGGGCCGTCACGCCGGAGATCGGCAGGGCCGCGGCCTCCACCGCGCCGAGATCGTCGGGGCGCGCCACCAGGTCGGACGCCTTCACGGCGACGTATTCGGCGAGCGCGCCGTCGGCCGAGCCGAGGACGCGCTCACCGGTCCCCTCCACCACGCCGGCGAAAGCCATGCCGCGGATGCGCGCCTTCGGGCCGCGGAACCCGAGACCGATGGCGCGCATCAGGTAGGGGCGACCCGTCGTGAGGTGCCAGGTGCCCGCGTCGATGCCGGCGGTCTCCACCCGGACCAGCACCTCATCATCGGCGGGTGCCGGGATCGGCACCTGCTCGACGTGCAGCGCGCTCGGCGGGCCGTACACGTCTTGCGTCACCGCTCGCATCGTCGTCATGATCGTCTCTTCTCAGCTCTCGGTCGTCTCGGGGTACGCGAACACGTCGTCGAGCGGGACCCCGAACACCCGCGCGATCTGGAACGCCAGCTCGAGCGACGGCGAATAGCGGCCCTGCTCGATGGCGATGATGGTCTGCCGGGTCACGCCGACGCGGTCGGCGAGCTCGGCCTGCGTCATCTCGTCGGCGCCGAACCGCAGCGCCCGGATGGAGTTGGTCACCCGCGTCGGCTTCACCACGCGGGCATCCCCTTGCGGTAGGCGACCAGGGTCGCGATCGAGCCGACCACCGCGGACAGGACGAACGCGAGGTAGACGGCGTTCGCGATCCAGAACCACGGCGTCTCGAACATCGCGAGGACGAGCGCGGCGACAGCGCCGATGACCACGAAGGCCTGGCCGATGCGCTCGCCGAACGCCTTGACCTCGCGGTCGCGCTGGTCGCGCTTGTCGGCGTCCTTCGGGTTCGTCGCCGAGACGACGATGCTCGCCAGGATGTTGACGACGATGGCGCCGCCGACGGTCCAGAGCAGCAGCGGCACGTAGGCGCCCGGACCGAGGACCGCCAGCAGGATCAGGTAGGTCGCGTACCCGATGACCGCTGTCACCAGGAAGACCCAGGAGTTCTTCTCGTCGTACGACACCACACACCTCGCATGTCAAAGATTCTGTACATGGCGAGTGTAAAGCGGGGCTGACACCGTGTCAAGAATTTTGTACATGTCGCTATCGATGCGGCGATGGGGAACGGCGAACGGCCGCCGGAGGTGTGCACCTCCGACGGCCGTCCGTCGCCGTCAGTTGCGGGTCAGTGCCCGAACAGCCAGCCGAGGATGCCGCCGATCACATCGACGATCCAGTCGATCAGGCCGTTGCCGCTGCCGTGGCCGTTGTCGGCCTTCACCTTGATGGTCGTCCAGCCGAGCACGTCGTTCTGGGCGTCCTGCACCGACAGCTTGTGGTTGCCGTTGCCGATGTCCTTCGGGAGGGTGAGCGTCAGCACACCGCTCGCCGGCACCTGCACCCAGCCGCCGCCGATGTTCTGCGGCTGCGAGTAGGCCCAGACCGAGACCCACTGGCCGGCCAGCTTCTTCCCGACGGTGATCGAGATCTGCTCGCCCGGCTTGTAGGTCGCCTTGTCGGTGCTGACGAGACCCTCCAGGGCCTTCTTCAGCGCCGACTCCTTGGCGGCCTTCGGGTCCTTCGTCGGCTTCGGGTCGCCGGGCTCGGCGGCCGCCACGGTGAGCGGCACCTGCACGGTCGTGCCCGTCGGGGTCGCCCGCAGCACCAGGCTGCTCGCGCCCGCCGCGTCGGCCGGGACCGTGAAGGTCACGGTCGCGTTGCCCGTGGCGTCCACCGCCGCGGTGCCGAGGGAGGCCGAGCTGCCCGCCCAGGTCAGCTCCAGCGCGGTGTTCGCCGGGCTGCCGAGGGAGGTCAGGTTGAGACCCTTCACCTGGAACGAGACCTGCTGGCCGCGCTGGAGGGTGCCCGTCGGCACGCCGGTCACGCCGACGCCGCGCTTGGCGAAGTCGGGCGACACCGGGCTGTGCTGCTGGAGGTAGCCGATCCACGCGTCCCGGTCGATGAGACCCGAGTCGCGGGTGTCGCTGCCCACGAAGGCGCGGAAGTTGTCCCCGCCCTGCAGCAGGAACGAGAACGACCCGATCCGGTACGACTTCGCCGGGTCGATCGGCTGCCCGTTCACGAGGATGCTCGTGATCCGGTCGCCCTCGGGGCGGGTCTCGTCGAACGTGTAGTTCACGTTCTTCGAGAGGCCGAGCGCGAGGAACGGCCGGCTGGGCACGGTGCCGTCGGCGTTGCGCTGCCACTGCTGCTCGAGCGCCTGCTTGAACTGGGCCCCGGTCAGGGTCGTGGTCCACAGGTTGTTCACGAACGGCAGGACCGCGTTCGCCTGGGCGTACGTGATCGAGCCGTCGGTGCCGTACAGCAGCTCGGCGCGCAGGCCGCCCGGGTTGACGACGCCGATCTCGGCGCCGCCCAGCTCGGCCGGCTTGAGGGTGTCGAGCAGCGAGTCCGCGACGAGGCCGCCGAGGGTGGACTGGCTGGCGCGGTCGTCACGCAGGCCGTTGGCGTAGGCCGTCGTGATGTCCGCGGTGACCGAGCCGACCTTCTGGTTGCCGATCACGGCCGCGTCGGCGAGCGCCTTGTCGACGATCGTCTTGACCTGCGCGACCCGCGGGTACGCCGCGACCAGCGCGTCGTCCGCGTCGGTCGTGCGGGCCACGTTGCGGGCCGTGTGGGCCGTCACCGTGTCGGTGTCGGGGTCGACGGTGAGCTGCACCTGGCCGATGTTCTCGCCGTAGCTGCCGGTCTGGACGACCGGACGGGTCGCACCGTCGACACCGGGCACCGGGGCGTCCCACGCGTACTGCTTGTGGGTGTGGCCGGTGAAGATGGCCGCGACCTTGTTGGAGGTCTTGGTCACGATGTCGGCGAAGGCGCCGCCCGCGGCGACCTCCTGCTCGAGGGTCGCGCCGTCCGGCGTGCCGGCTCCGGCGCCCTCGTGGTACTCGGCCACCAGCACGTCGGCCTCGCCGTTGGCGGGGTCGCCGTCGGTGAGCTCGCCCGCGACGCGGTTGACCGCCTCCACCGGGTCGCCGAAGTCGAGGTCGGCGATGCCGCCCGGCGAGACCAGGGTCGGGGTCTCCTGCGTGACGGCGCCGATGACGCCGACCTTCAGGCCGTCGACCGTGAACACGGCGTACTCGGGCAGGGCCGGGTCCTTCGTGCCCTTCTTGTAGACGTTCGCGCCGAGGTAGCTGACGTCGGCCGCGTCTTCCACCCGGCCGGTCAGGTCGGCGAAGCCCTTGTCGAACTCGTGGTTGCCCACCGAGCTCGTCTTCAGGCCGAGCGCGTTCAGCACGTCGAGCGTCGGGATGTCGCCGGCCGAGGCCGAGGCGAACAGGGAGGCGCCGATGTTGTCGCCGTCCGAGAGGAAGAGGGTGTTGCCCTCGCCGCCCTCGGCGCGCAGCTTCTCGATCGTGCCCGCGAACTTCACGGTGTTGCTGTCGATGCGACCGTGGAAGTCGTTGATGTTCAGCAGGTTCAGCGTCACGGGCGCCGCCTTCAGGCCGAGGCCCACGACGATCGGGTCGTGGTCGCTCGACCGGTACGGGTCGGCCGCGTAGAAGTTCGTGACGTTGTAGTTGTACCGGCTGTACTCCAGCGCGATGGACTCGCCCGAGTTGATGTTCCACACGTCCGCGCCGGTGATGGTCCTGTTCATCGCGGGCGAGGCGAGCACGTGGTCGAGCGAGCCGACCGTGCCGTCGAACGAGTAGGTGTACTTGCTCGTGCGGGTGCTCACCTGGTCGACGTAGCCGGCGTCGGTGAGGACCGTGATCGGGTCCTCCTTGAGGTAGGCGTTGAAGTCGCCGATCAGCAGCACCTTGTCGGTGCCCAGCGTCTTCTGCCGCTCGTCCGAGAACGCGACCAGAGCCTTGGCCTGGGCGACGCGGGAGGCGTTGGAGGCGCCCTGGCCGTCGCCCTGGTCGGCGTCGGCCCCGCTGCCCGAGCCCTTCGACTTGAAGTGGTTGACGATCGCGATGAACGTCGAGGAGTCGCCGGCGCCGACCTTCTTGAAGGCCTGCGCGAGCGGCTGGCGCGCGTTCGAGAACGCGGCGTCGTCGAGGATCTTGGCGTCGCCGACCGGCTCGGCGGTCGCCTTCTTGTAGATGAAGGCGGTGCGGATGACATCCTCGGTGGCGGGGAGCTTCGACGGCGACTTCACGTACGCCCAGACCTCGCTGCCGGCGGCGGCGTTGAGTGCGGCGACGAGCTTCGAGAGCGCGTCGTCGCGGTCCTTGCCGAACCGGGCCGAGTTCTCGATCTCCTCGAGCGAGACGACGTCGGCGCCGAGGCCGTTGATGGCCGCGACGATCTTGTCCTGCTGGCGCTTGAGGTCGTCGGCGTCGGCGGCGCCGCGGGCGTCGCAGCCGGAGTTGACGGTGACCTTCTCGCCGGCGCGGTCGGTGTAGTAGGTGCAGCCGCTCAGCTGGTCGCCGGTCGTGGTGAAGTAGTTCAACACGTTGAACGTGGCCAGGCGCAGGTCTCCGCCCACGTTCTCCGGCGCCGCGGTGCGGGTGTTGCCGAAGGTGACGGGCTGCACGTCGGCCGCGTCGGCCGGGGTCAGCTCGGCGACGGGCTGGAACTTCCAGGCGTCGTTGCGGTAGTCGAGGATGACCGGCTTGGTGAAGGTGACCGGCTCGCCGACGCGTACTGGGTTCTGCAGCGACACATACGGCAGCGGCTTGGCCTTGTTCGCCGCGCTGCCGAGGAAGTTGGTCGAGCCGCCGTCATCGAGGATGACGCCGCGGGCCTTCACATCGGCCACGGCCGCCGCGTACTCGGGCGTGCCGGGGCGCGCGACCTCGGTCGGCTGCACGAGCGGCTTGTCGCCGGCGGCGAGGCCCACCTCGCCGTACTGGTTGGTCGAGTACGTGTCGGTGACGGTGAACGCGCCCTGCGGGGCGAGCAGCATGCCCTCGAGGCCCTCGCGCTGCGCGTCGGTGGCCGGGAGGCCGACCGTGGCGGGCGTGGGAGCGGCGACCGTGCTCTTGTCGAGCTGGTCGACCTTCGTGGCGGTGAGCTCGGTGAGGCCGTTGAACTCGCTGACCGCGCCGGTGACTTGCACGTAGTCGCCGGTCTTCACCGCGGCGGCGGAGGAGGAGCCGTACACGAAGACCGCGTCGGACGCGGTGTGCGTCGCCAGGTCGACAGCGCCTCCGGTGCCGGGGGTCTGGAGGTAGAAGCCGTTGAAGCCGCCCGTCGCGTACTGCGCGGTGACGATGCCGGCGGTCGTGACCGTCTGGCCCGCCTTGGGGCTGGCGTCGCCGGTGCCCTGCAGCTCGGCGATCGTGATCGCGCCGGCCGGGGGACCCGGGTCGCCGCCGTTGCCGGGGTCGGTGCCCTCGCCCGGGTCGGTGCCGGGGTCGCCGCCGGTCGACGACGAGTTCTGCGGCGTGATGGTGGCGTTCAGGGAGAAGTCGGCGCTGTTGTCGTCCGCGTCCTTGAAGGAGGTGCGGTTCAGCGACTTCACGTCGCTGTTGGCCGTGGGGGCGGTCGCCTTGGCGGTCTCGAAGGTGTTGGAGGTGCCGTAGCCGAGGAGGTCGGCGACGTCGGCGTTGCCGGTCACCGAGCCGGTGGGCAGGGTGAGCGCCGTGGCCTTCTTCGCCAGGATGAGCGTGCCGGTGGTGCCGCTCGGGTTGAGGCCGTTCGCCGCGGCGTCAGGCGTCGGGAGGGCCTGGCCGTTCGTGCCGTTGGAGCCTCCTGCCACCAGGTAGTAGCCCTTGGCGGCGATCGAGCCGGAGAGCGGGACGACGCCGTTCGCGGCGCCCGTGCCGGTCGCGGAGCGGTACTGCACGCTCCAGCCGCCCAGGTCGACGGCGGCGTCGCCCGGGTTGTACAGCTCGACGAACTTGTTCGTGTAGGCCGCGCCGGCGCTGCCGCCGGAGAGGTAGGCCTCGTTGATGACGACACCGGTGCCGTCGGTGCTCGCGAGCGCAGGGGCCGCGACGATCGGGGCGGCGGCCAGGCCGGCGCCGACGATGGTGGCGGTGGCGACGCGCCACAGCCTCCCCAGTCTGGTTGACATTCTTCTCCTCGGTCGGTGAGGTGCTGGTGATCCGGGCGCCACCCTAGGAAATGCGGGGAACGGGCCGCTGACCCTTCTGTGAACGTACAGAAAACTCGTTCGGGGGTAGACCGCTCATTTGAGCAGACATGCGTTTTCACGCCCATGCGGGTGGGACCCGGTCGGGGGTCGTGGCGCGCGGATGCTATACGCGCGGGCCATGATGGGAGGATGCGCATCGACGAGATCGCCCAGTTCCGCGCGCTGGCCGCCGAGGGGTACCTCGCGCTGGCCGCCGACGCGCTCGGCATCTCGCAGTCGACGCTGTCGCGGACCCTGGCGAAGCTGGAGGCGGAGGCCGGCGTCGAGCTGTTCGACCGCCGCCGCGGCCGGCTCGAGCTGAACCAGTACGGGGAGATCCTGCTGGCCCACGCCGTGCGCGCCGAGACCGAGCTCGAGAACGCCAGGGCGCGCATCGACGCGCTGCGCGACCCGTCCGGCGGCACGGTCTCGATCGCGTACGTGTCGTCGTTCGGCGGCTGGCTCATCCCCCGGGTCGTGCGGGAGTACCGGGCGCTGTTCCCCGACATCCGGTTCGTGCTGCGCGGCGGCACGGCCGACACCGTGCTCGACGCGCTGCGAGAGGGATCGGCGGACCTCGCCTTCCTCAGCCCGGACCCGCGCGACCCCGACATCGACTGGCACCCGCTGACCGCCGAGCGGCTGGTGCTCGGTGTGCCGGTCGGGCATCCCCTCGCCGATCGCGCGAGCGTGACGGTCGCGGACCTCGACACGGTGGAGCTGGTGGCTCTGCGGCCGGGGTCCGGCCTTCGGCACATCGCCGACGCGTACTTCTCGGCGCACGGCGTCGTCCTGGACCCGGTCATCGAGGTGACCGAGCTCGCGACCCTGCGCGCGCTCGTGCGCGACGGCGTCGGCGTCGCGCTCATCCCCGACGCGCCGGCCGACCCCGGCATCGTCGCCGTGCCGCTCGCCGACGAGGCGTCGCGGATCGTGGGGCTCGCCCGCAACCGCACCCGGTCGGAGTCGGCGGCCGCCGCGCAGTTCGCGCGCTTCGTTCGCGAGGAGTACGCAGTGCTGCCGGAGGAGGACCGGCGCGGAGAACCGACCGCGTAGAATGGTTCTCGCTCCGGACAGCGGCGTCCTCCCGCCCCATCACCTCCGGGAGCCTCCCATCAGCAGAGAACTGCGCGTCCACTTCGTCGTCCGCGACCACCTCGGCTCGGTCACCACCCTCTTCACGTCCGAGGGCGTCGTCGACG
The sequence above is a segment of the Leifsonia williamsii genome. Coding sequences within it:
- a CDS encoding helix-turn-helix transcriptional regulator codes for the protein MVKPTRVTNSIRALRFGADEMTQAELADRVGVTRQTIIAIEQGRYSPSLELAFQIARVFGVPLDDVFAYPETTES
- a CDS encoding NAD(P)-dependent alcohol dehydrogenase translates to MTTMRAVTQDVYGPPSALHVEQVPIPAPADDEVLVRVETAGIDAGTWHLTTGRPYLMRAIGLGFRGPKARIRGMAFAGVVEGTGERVLGSADGALAEYVAVKASDLVARPDDLGAVEAAALPISGVTALQAVRAAGIREGDRVLVLGAAGGVGHFAVQLATAQGGRVTGVCSGAKADLVRELGAEEVVDYTTTDVLALGRIWDVIIDTAGNRPLGALRRILSPTGSLVIVGGEAAGPLTGGIGRTAAAGLLNAVSTQHLVGLVSTENADDERELVSLWAQGAVRPVIDTVYPLEHTADAVEHIGAGRARGKVVVTL
- a CDS encoding ExeM/NucH family extracellular endonuclease, which codes for MSTRLGRLWRVATATIVGAGLAAAPIVAAPALASTDGTGVVINEAYLSGGSAGAAYTNKFVELYNPGDAAVDLGGWSVQYRSATGTGAANGVVPLSGSIAAKGYYLVAGGSNGTNGQALPTPDAAANGLNPSGTTGTLILAKKATALTLPTGSVTGNADVADLLGYGTSNTFETAKATAPTANSDVKSLNRTSFKDADDNSADFSLNATITPQNSSSTGGDPGTDPGEGTDPGNGGDPGPPAGAITIAELQGTGDASPKAGQTVTTAGIVTAQYATGGFNGFYLQTPGTGGAVDLATHTASDAVFVYGSSSAAAVKTGDYVQVTGAVSEFNGLTELTATKVDQLDKSTVAAPTPATVGLPATDAQREGLEGMLLAPQGAFTVTDTYSTNQYGEVGLAAGDKPLVQPTEVARPGTPEYAAAVADVKARGVILDDGGSTNFLGSAANKAKPLPYVSLQNPVRVGEPVTFTKPVILDYRNDAWKFQPVAELTPADAADVQPVTFGNTRTAAPENVGGDLRLATFNVLNYFTTTGDQLSGCTYYTDRAGEKVTVNSGCDARGAADADDLKRQQDKIVAAINGLGADVVSLEEIENSARFGKDRDDALSKLVAALNAAAGSEVWAYVKSPSKLPATEDVIRTAFIYKKATAEPVGDAKILDDAAFSNARQPLAQAFKKVGAGDSSTFIAIVNHFKSKGSGSGADADQGDGQGASNASRVAQAKALVAFSDERQKTLGTDKVLLIGDFNAYLKEDPITVLTDAGYVDQVSTRTSKYTYSFDGTVGSLDHVLASPAMNRTITGADVWNINSGESIALEYSRYNYNVTNFYAADPYRSSDHDPIVVGLGLKAAPVTLNLLNINDFHGRIDSNTVKFAGTIEKLRAEGGEGNTLFLSDGDNIGASLFASASAGDIPTLDVLNALGLKTSSVGNHEFDKGFADLTGRVEDAADVSYLGANVYKKGTKDPALPEYAVFTVDGLKVGVIGAVTQETPTLVSPGGIADLDFGDPVEAVNRVAGELTDGDPANGEADVLVAEYHEGAGAGTPDGATLEQEVAAGGAFADIVTKTSNKVAAIFTGHTHKQYAWDAPVPGVDGATRPVVQTGSYGENIGQVQLTVDPDTDTVTAHTARNVARTTDADDALVAAYPRVAQVKTIVDKALADAAVIGNQKVGSVTADITTAYANGLRDDRASQSTLGGLVADSLLDTLKPAELGGAEIGVVNPGGLRAELLYGTDGSITYAQANAVLPFVNNLWTTTLTGAQFKQALEQQWQRNADGTVPSRPFLALGLSKNVNYTFDETRPEGDRITSILVNGQPIDPAKSYRIGSFSFLLQGGDNFRAFVGSDTRDSGLIDRDAWIGYLQQHSPVSPDFAKRGVGVTGVPTGTLQRGQQVSFQVKGLNLTSLGSPANTALELTWAGSSASLGTAAVDATGNATVTFTVPADAAGASSLVLRATPTGTTVQVPLTVAAAEPGDPKPTKDPKAAKESALKKALEGLVSTDKATYKPGEQISITVGKKLAGQWVSVWAYSQPQNIGGGWVQVPASGVLTLTLPKDIGNGNHKLSVQDAQNDVLGWTTIKVKADNGHGSGNGLIDWIVDVIGGILGWLFGH
- a CDS encoding LysR family transcriptional regulator is translated as MRIDEIAQFRALAAEGYLALAADALGISQSTLSRTLAKLEAEAGVELFDRRRGRLELNQYGEILLAHAVRAETELENARARIDALRDPSGGTVSIAYVSSFGGWLIPRVVREYRALFPDIRFVLRGGTADTVLDALREGSADLAFLSPDPRDPDIDWHPLTAERLVLGVPVGHPLADRASVTVADLDTVELVALRPGSGLRHIADAYFSAHGVVLDPVIEVTELATLRALVRDGVGVALIPDAPADPGIVAVPLADEASRIVGLARNRTRSESAAAAQFARFVREEYAVLPEEDRRGEPTA